One window of the Crassaminicella thermophila genome contains the following:
- the spoIIIAG gene encoding stage III sporulation protein AG, whose amino-acid sequence MNMKIIDKFKAYINNNGYKKVVYNLIAVIIICIIGLITLDTFFPRSVKNSTNTTIKENNDDVWKSNYQDTAEVKLKQILNQIKGVGEVEVMITYETSTEVVPALNVTKSSQITEEKDSQGGTRTTTQNDSSENVVMTNQNDNLVVIKEIKPQIRGVVVVAEGAGDIKIKLEIIEAVRTIFQIPAHKVMVYEKK is encoded by the coding sequence ATGAATATGAAAATCATTGATAAATTTAAAGCATATATTAATAATAATGGATATAAAAAAGTTGTATATAATCTTATAGCAGTTATTATTATCTGTATAATAGGTTTAATAACTTTGGATACATTTTTTCCAAGATCAGTTAAAAATAGTACCAATACAACAATAAAGGAAAATAATGATGATGTTTGGAAAAGTAATTATCAAGATACAGCAGAAGTTAAACTAAAACAAATACTGAATCAAATAAAAGGAGTTGGAGAAGTTGAGGTAATGATCACATACGAAACCAGTACAGAAGTAGTACCAGCTTTAAATGTAACAAAATCAAGTCAAATAACGGAAGAAAAGGATTCGCAAGGAGGTACGAGAACAACAACACAGAATGATTCAAGTGAAAATGTAGTTATGACAAATCAAAATGACAACCTTGTAGTTATTAAAGAAATTAAACCTCAGATAAGAGGGGTAGTAGTAGTAGCAGAGGGAGCAGGGGATATAAAGATAAAGCTAGAAATTATAGAAGCTGTACGAACAATTTTCCAGATACCAGCACATAAGGTAATGGTATATGAAAAAAAATAG
- a CDS encoding SpoIIIAH-like family protein produces MLKIKKRNIFVFSLVLVLCFIGYLNYAINRYTLLETSSDFEKYEENKLAEVNLENENKEISSKDIESNICVEQNDATKEVVVVDSNKNQIEDIISETSQNIKETISNTKNIKRTNYFIESRLSMDLERERIISLLNEIINNDRTDESNRKAANDQKMKLIDIMNKEKITENLIKAKGFEDALVFITDQSVNVIVETEKLIDSDVAKILDIVMRETKFTTDNIKISNIY; encoded by the coding sequence ATGTTAAAAATAAAAAAAAGAAACATCTTTGTTTTTTCATTAGTGTTAGTACTTTGTTTCATTGGTTATTTAAACTATGCAATCAACAGATATACCCTATTAGAAACGTCTAGCGATTTTGAAAAATATGAAGAGAATAAGCTTGCTGAAGTAAATTTAGAAAATGAAAACAAAGAAATATCAAGTAAAGATATAGAAAGCAACATATGTGTAGAGCAAAATGATGCTACGAAAGAAGTTGTTGTTGTTGATAGTAATAAAAATCAAATAGAAGATATTATTTCAGAAACTAGTCAAAACATTAAAGAGACTATAAGCAATACTAAAAATATAAAGAGAACAAACTATTTTATTGAGTCTAGGCTAAGTATGGACTTAGAAAGAGAAAGAATAATTTCACTATTAAACGAAATTATCAATAATGATAGAACAGATGAAAGTAATAGAAAAGCAGCGAATGATCAAAAAATGAAATTAATTGATATAATGAATAAAGAAAAGATAACAGAAAATTTGATTAAGGCAAAGGGATTTGAAGATGCACTTGTTTTTATTACTGATCAATCTGTGAATGTAATTGTAGAAACTGAAAAACTAATAGATTCTGATGTAGCTAAAATACTAGATATTGTTATGCGAGAGACGAAATTTACAACAGATAATATAAAAATATCAAATATATATTAG
- a CDS encoding Asp23/Gls24 family envelope stress response protein produces MSNNNLDVVEHGQIKIADEVVGVIAGIAATEVPGVAGMSGGIGGGIAEMLGRKNLSKGVKVEVGEKEAAVDLYIIVEYGIKIPDVAWQIQESVKKAIENMTGLNVVEVNIHVQGVNMDKDEKEENPLRVK; encoded by the coding sequence TTGAGTAATAATAATTTAGATGTTGTTGAACATGGGCAAATAAAAATTGCAGATGAAGTTGTTGGTGTTATAGCAGGAATAGCAGCTACAGAAGTGCCAGGTGTTGCAGGTATGAGTGGCGGTATTGGTGGCGGTATCGCAGAAATGTTAGGACGAAAGAATTTATCTAAGGGTGTCAAAGTAGAAGTTGGAGAAAAGGAAGCAGCTGTTGACCTGTACATTATTGTAGAATATGGTATTAAAATACCTGATGTTGCATGGCAGATACAAGAAAGTGTAAAAAAAGCAATAGAAAACATGACAGGGCTTAATGTTGTTGAAGTAAATATCCATGTTCAAGGTGTAAACATGGATAAGGATGAAAAAGAAGAAAATCCTTTAAGAGTAAAATAG
- the amaP gene encoding alkaline shock response membrane anchor protein AmaP has protein sequence MKLIDRFFISIYTLLIAIISIVLILVPINDWIYNWTSYFLEQYRLDLTNVFIPVFFLIISIRFLISGINSKKINTNAVIRHTDFGEVKISMQAIEGMAQKSAKLSHGLRDIKATAQQRDDSLIIIIKALALSDINIPSTVINIQKNIKEHIEESTGIIVKEIKVNIDDIAIQSKKRVE, from the coding sequence ATGAAATTGATTGATAGATTTTTTATAAGTATTTATACTTTATTAATTGCAATTATATCTATCGTTTTAATATTAGTTCCTATAAACGATTGGATATATAATTGGACAAGTTATTTTTTAGAGCAATATAGACTGGATTTGACAAATGTATTTATTCCTGTATTTTTTCTTATCATTAGTATAAGATTTCTTATCTCAGGAATAAACTCTAAAAAAATTAATACTAATGCAGTAATAAGGCATACAGATTTTGGTGAAGTCAAAATATCAATGCAAGCTATTGAAGGAATGGCACAAAAATCAGCTAAATTGTCACATGGCTTAAGAGATATAAAAGCAACTGCTCAACAAAGAGATGATAGCCTTATTATCATTATTAAAGCATTAGCATTAAGTGATATTAATATTCCTAGCACAGTTATTAATATACAAAAAAATATAAAAGAACATATTGAAGAATCTACAGGAATTATTGTAAAAGAAATCAAAGTAAACATTGATGATATCGCAATACAAAGTAAAAAAAGAGTAGAATAG
- a CDS encoding DUF2273 domain-containing protein has protein sequence MNKEKILNIAIKNYGKIVGMLLGLIFSILIIWIGLIKTIFICLCIYIGYFFGSKIDNKENIIEFLDRILPLGKYK, from the coding sequence ATGAATAAAGAAAAAATACTTAATATTGCTATTAAAAATTATGGTAAAATTGTAGGTATGCTCTTAGGATTAATCTTTAGTATTTTAATTATTTGGATTGGACTTATAAAAACAATTTTTATATGCTTATGTATATACATAGGATACTTTTTTGGTAGCAAAATAGACAATAAAGAAAATATAATAGAATTTTTAGATAGAATATTGCCTCTAGGAAAATATAAATGA
- the nusB gene encoding transcription antitermination factor NusB — translation MNRKLAREMTMKLIFQMDIHDDFSNEMITRYIQELPDDSQISYIKELIEKFIKNKDKIDGIIEENSRGWKLNRIAKVDLTILRLAITEIYYMDDIPNSVSINEAVEMAKTFSTEESSSFINGILGSIVEKK, via the coding sequence ATGAACAGAAAACTAGCACGAGAGATGACAATGAAATTAATTTTTCAAATGGATATTCATGACGATTTTTCTAATGAAATGATAACTAGATATATTCAAGAGTTACCTGATGATAGTCAAATTTCCTATATAAAAGAACTAATAGAAAAGTTTATTAAAAATAAAGATAAGATTGATGGTATTATTGAAGAAAACTCAAGAGGGTGGAAGTTAAACAGAATTGCGAAAGTTGATCTTACAATTTTAAGACTGGCTATAACAGAAATTTATTATATGGATGATATTCCTAATAGTGTTTCAATTAATGAAGCAGTTGAAATGGCAAAAACATTTAGTACTGAAGAATCAAGCAGTTTTATAAATGGCATATTAGGTAGTATTGTAGAGAAGAAGTGA
- a CDS encoding Kae1-like domain-containing protein codes for MKNYVLGIDTSNYTTSIAVIDDQANLILDHRKILTVKEGERGLRQSDALFQHIMNMPVLFSKLSDLNIGHRIKTVSVSSRPRPVEGSYMPVFRASQSFGKIIANTLNCEYKEFSHQEGHIEAAKWSSKQMLDSEFLAVHVSGGTTEILHVKNNDKFGYNINILGGTLDISAGQFIDRIGVKLGFSFPAGKRMDELIMGSKNTEISLPVSVKDTYMSFSGPETAANKLIQEKYDKDIIAMAVFKCIARSLKKTIKNSCKNTRLKQILLTGGVASSEYIRSYLLKQFSRENYKIYFGNRKYCTDNAVGTALLAIKR; via the coding sequence ATGAAGAATTATGTTTTAGGAATTGATACAAGTAACTATACTACTTCTATAGCAGTAATTGATGACCAAGCTAATTTAATATTAGATCATAGAAAAATACTTACTGTTAAAGAGGGAGAGAGGGGGTTAAGACAATCAGATGCCCTCTTTCAGCATATTATGAATATGCCGGTTTTATTTAGTAAGTTATCTGACTTAAATATTGGACACCGTATAAAGACAGTTTCAGTTAGCAGTAGGCCTAGGCCAGTAGAAGGTTCATACATGCCTGTTTTTAGGGCTTCACAGTCATTTGGTAAAATAATTGCAAATACATTGAATTGTGAGTATAAAGAGTTCAGTCACCAAGAAGGCCACATAGAAGCAGCCAAATGGTCTTCAAAGCAAATGTTAGATAGTGAATTTCTTGCTGTCCATGTATCAGGAGGAACTACAGAGATACTTCATGTTAAAAACAATGATAAATTTGGCTATAATATAAATATTTTAGGTGGGACCTTAGATATTAGTGCTGGTCAGTTTATAGACCGTATTGGTGTTAAGTTGGGATTTAGTTTTCCAGCTGGAAAGCGAATGGATGAATTAATTATGGGATCTAAAAACACAGAAATATCTTTGCCAGTATCTGTAAAAGATACTTATATGAGTTTTTCAGGACCAGAAACTGCTGCAAATAAGTTAATACAAGAAAAGTATGATAAAGATATAATAGCTATGGCTGTATTTAAATGTATTGCAAGATCATTAAAGAAAACTATTAAAAACAGTTGTAAAAATACAAGGTTAAAGCAAATTCTACTGACTGGTGGAGTAGCTTCAAGTGAATATATTAGAAGTTATTTGCTTAAACAATTTTCTAGGGAAAACTACAAAATTTATTTTGGTAATAGAAAGTATTGTACTGATAATGCTGTAGGAACAGCATTATTAGCAATAAAAAGATAG
- the folD gene encoding bifunctional methylenetetrahydrofolate dehydrogenase/methenyltetrahydrofolate cyclohydrolase FolD, which translates to MYANILDGRKISQEIRKNIMDEVHKLKLNYGITPGLSVIIVGDDEASHVYVSMKEKACKMVGFHSEVYKLPKETTQDQLIKLIDGLNHNDKIHGILVQLPLPEGIDENLINSHILPSKDVDGFHAINTGNLLLGEESFIPCTPRGIIELIKRTGEDITGKHAVVVGRSNIVGKPVGVLLLRENMTVTICHSKTKNIEEHLRMADVIVAAAGIPELIKGNMIKKDAIVIDAGTRKVGDKLVGDVEFKEASKVASWITPVPGGVGPMTIAMLLENTLKAAKKKCE; encoded by the coding sequence ATGTATGCCAATATATTAGATGGGAGAAAAATTTCTCAAGAAATACGCAAAAATATTATGGATGAAGTGCATAAACTTAAGTTAAATTATGGAATTACGCCAGGTCTTTCTGTGATAATTGTAGGTGATGATGAAGCTTCTCATGTATATGTTTCAATGAAGGAGAAAGCTTGCAAAATGGTTGGATTTCATTCAGAGGTGTATAAACTGCCAAAAGAAACGACACAAGATCAATTAATTAAGCTTATAGATGGGTTAAATCATAATGATAAAATACATGGTATTTTGGTTCAATTACCTTTGCCAGAAGGAATAGATGAAAATCTTATTAACTCTCATATTCTTCCTAGTAAAGATGTTGATGGTTTCCATGCAATAAATACAGGAAATCTTTTGCTAGGAGAAGAAAGCTTTATTCCTTGTACTCCTAGAGGAATTATTGAATTAATAAAAAGAACAGGAGAAGATATTACAGGAAAACATGCAGTTGTTGTTGGAAGAAGTAATATTGTTGGAAAGCCTGTTGGAGTATTATTGTTAAGAGAAAATATGACGGTTACTATTTGTCATTCTAAAACTAAGAATATTGAAGAACATCTAAGAATGGCAGACGTTATTGTAGCTGCTGCAGGCATACCAGAATTAATAAAAGGAAATATGATTAAAAAAGATGCAATTGTAATTGATGCAGGAACTAGAAAAGTAGGAGATAAATTAGTAGGAGACGTTGAATTTAAAGAAGCTTCAAAAGTTGCTTCATGGATCACTCCTGTTCCAGGCGGGGTTGGACCAATGACAATTGCAATGTTATTGGAAAATACATTAAAGGCAGCTAAAAAGAAATGCGAATAA
- the xseA gene encoding exodeoxyribonuclease VII large subunit, which yields MRIRALSVSELNKYIKKILSSDPILNNIVLKAEISNLKMHGSGHLYFSLKDENSKINCVMFKGNNQKIRFNPENGMKIIAKGYVSAYERDGQYQMYINEMEPDGIGALYLAFEQLKSKLKKEGLFDPSRKKKIPFFPEKIAVITSPTGAAIKDIISVIKRRNNYVDIYIFPVFVQGEIASTQISEAIDKINIQFKDIDLIIVGRGGGSIEELWAFNEEIVARSIAKSKIPIISAVGHESDYTICDFVADLRAPTPSAAAELAVPQILDIKNSIDIFYNNMHTYVSNYLKEKRNKLASFDNIKMFSFVQNKITEEQQTLDMLQKDLLNCLRLKVAASRTRIMANISKLEAINPLSTILRGYAIVFNDENKKTVISVDQVNKDDYINIMLTDGKISCIVKEKEKEDHLFECFYKSKTPK from the coding sequence ATGCGAATAAGGGCTTTGAGTGTTTCAGAATTAAATAAGTATATCAAAAAGATATTAAGCAGTGATCCTATATTAAATAATATTGTCTTAAAAGCAGAAATTTCAAACTTAAAAATGCATGGTAGTGGGCATTTATACTTTTCTCTCAAAGATGAAAATAGTAAGATAAATTGTGTTATGTTTAAAGGTAACAATCAAAAAATTAGATTCAATCCAGAAAATGGAATGAAGATAATTGCTAAAGGTTATGTATCTGCTTATGAAAGAGATGGACAATATCAGATGTACATAAATGAAATGGAACCTGATGGCATAGGTGCTTTATATTTAGCATTTGAACAATTAAAATCAAAACTTAAAAAGGAAGGGCTATTTGATCCATCCCGTAAGAAAAAAATTCCTTTTTTTCCTGAGAAAATTGCTGTAATCACTTCTCCTACAGGGGCAGCAATTAAAGATATTATTTCTGTAATAAAAAGAAGAAATAATTATGTAGATATTTATATATTTCCCGTATTTGTACAAGGTGAAATTGCTAGTACACAAATTTCTGAAGCTATTGATAAAATCAATATTCAATTTAAAGATATAGATTTAATTATTGTTGGAAGAGGCGGAGGATCTATTGAGGAATTATGGGCTTTTAATGAAGAAATTGTTGCAAGAAGTATAGCTAAATCAAAAATTCCTATAATCTCTGCTGTAGGACATGAAAGTGATTATACAATTTGTGATTTTGTTGCTGATTTGAGAGCTCCAACGCCTTCAGCTGCAGCTGAATTAGCAGTTCCACAAATACTAGATATTAAAAATTCAATAGATATATTTTATAATAATATGCATACCTATGTTTCTAACTATTTAAAAGAAAAAAGAAATAAACTTGCCTCATTTGACAATATAAAAATGTTTTCATTTGTTCAGAATAAAATTACTGAGGAGCAACAGACACTAGATATGCTACAAAAAGATTTGTTGAATTGTTTACGTTTAAAAGTAGCAGCTTCAAGAACAAGGATTATGGCAAATATTTCAAAATTAGAAGCAATAAATCCACTATCAACAATCTTAAGAGGATATGCTATCGTATTCAATGATGAAAATAAAAAAACAGTAATCTCAGTGGATCAGGTAAATAAAGATGACTATATAAATATTATGTTAACTGACGGAAAAATATCTTGTATAGTCAAAGAAAAGGAAAAGGAGGATCATTTATTTGAATGCTTTTATAAATCTAAAACTCCAAAGTAA
- a CDS encoding exodeoxyribonuclease VII small subunit, with protein sequence MNAFINLKLQSNDSFEVAIKKLEEIVMLLDEGKLTLDETLTLYEEGIRIYRYCNRKLDNAEQKISLMMNENKVPFDFAESDDFKGE encoded by the coding sequence TTGAATGCTTTTATAAATCTAAAACTCCAAAGTAATGATTCCTTTGAAGTTGCAATAAAAAAACTTGAAGAAATTGTTATGCTACTAGATGAAGGAAAGTTAACTTTAGATGAGACATTGACTCTTTATGAAGAAGGAATTAGAATATATAGATATTGTAATCGTAAACTAGACAATGCAGAACAAAAGATAAGTTTAATGATGAATGAGAATAAAGTACCTTTTGATTTTGCAGAATCAGATGATTTTAAGGGGGAATAG
- a CDS encoding polyprenyl synthetase family protein, translating to MDFKIELQKKADIIDKALDKYLPKETSPQNLIFDAMRYSVFAGGKRLRPILMTAASEFVGGKIDDILPFACAIEMIHTYSLIHDDLPAMDNDDYRRGKLTNHKVYGEGIAILAGDGLLNYAFELMIKDALEDNKNLQRKILAMKEIASASGIYGMIGGQVVDLISESKKIDADTLDYIHNNKTAALIVASIRAGAIIGGADEELLKCLTEFAKNVGLGFQITDDILDIVGDEKKLGKKVGSDIDNQKATYPSIHGLDVSIKKVNELFNKSVKSIERFGEKAEFFIQLSDYLVKREY from the coding sequence ATGGACTTTAAAATAGAATTACAAAAAAAAGCGGATATAATTGATAAAGCATTAGATAAATATCTTCCAAAGGAAACTAGTCCTCAGAATCTTATTTTTGATGCTATGAGATACAGTGTTTTTGCTGGAGGAAAAAGGTTAAGACCTATTCTTATGACTGCAGCATCTGAATTTGTAGGAGGTAAAATAGATGATATTTTACCATTTGCATGTGCAATTGAAATGATACATACTTACTCATTAATTCATGATGATTTACCTGCTATGGATAATGATGATTATAGAAGAGGAAAATTAACGAATCATAAAGTATATGGTGAAGGGATTGCAATTCTTGCAGGAGATGGTCTTCTAAATTATGCTTTTGAATTAATGATTAAAGATGCACTAGAGGATAATAAAAATTTACAAAGAAAAATTTTAGCTATGAAAGAGATTGCATCTGCTTCTGGGATTTATGGTATGATTGGAGGACAAGTTGTTGATTTGATTAGTGAAAGTAAAAAAATAGATGCAGATACATTAGACTATATTCATAATAATAAAACTGCAGCACTTATTGTTGCATCTATTAGAGCTGGCGCTATAATAGGTGGAGCTGATGAAGAATTATTAAAATGTCTTACTGAATTTGCAAAGAATGTTGGACTTGGTTTTCAAATTACTGATGATATTTTAGACATTGTTGGAGATGAGAAGAAGCTTGGCAAGAAAGTTGGAAGCGATATTGACAATCAAAAGGCAACATATCCGTCAATACATGGTTTAGATGTGTCAATAAAAAAGGTGAATGAGCTATTTAATAAAAGTGTTAAATCTATAGAGCGTTTTGGAGAAAAAGCAGA